DNA sequence from the Streptomyces cinnabarinus genome:
CCCGCCCGCGCCGCGACCAGCGACAACACGCCCACCACAAGGCAGTTGTTGTGCAACTCCCCCGCGAGCACGCCCCGGACCAGCTCCGTGAGCGGCACGCGCGCGTGCTCCATGTCCGCCTCCTCGTCCTCGACGGAGAACCGCTCGCCCTCCGCCTCGGACAGATCGCGGGCGAGGAAGACCCGTACCGCCTCGTCGCAACCGCCCGGCGTCGTGAAGACATCCGTCAGCACCCGCCAGTCCTCCGCCTTGACGTGCGCCTCCTCGTACAGCTCGCGCTGGGCCGCGTGCAGCGGGTTCTCGCCGGGGATGTCGAGCAGCCCGGCCGGGATCTCCCACAGCTTGTGCCGTACGGGGTGCCGGTACTGCTTGATGAGCAGTACCCGGTCCTCGTCGTCGAGGGCGAGGACGGCGACCGAACCCGGGTGGACCTGGTAGTCACGGTGGGCCACGCCGCCGTCGGGCATGACCACGTCGTCCGTGCGGACGGAGGTCTTGTTGCCGACGAACGGGGTCTCCGTCGCCCGGATCTCCCACTCCGCCGGGGTGTCCTTGATCGTCATGCCTTGCCCTTCCGCACCTGTGACAACCGGGGTGCGCGCGTCCTGAACGCGCACACCCCGGTCACCGTAACAACCCTTGTGTCACTTACCCGTCTTGCGCTCGACAGCCGCCTTCACCAGGCCCGCGAACAGCGGGTGGGGGCGGGTCGGGCGCGAGCGCAGCTCGGGGTGCGCCTGCGTCGCCACCAGGTAGGGGTGGACGTCGCGCGGGTACTCGACGTACTCCACGAGCTTGCCGTCCGGCGAGGTGCCGGAGAACAGGATCCCGGCCTTCTTCTCCAGCTCCGCGCGGTAGGCGTTGTTCACCTCGTAGCGGTGCCGGTGCCGCTCCTCGACGTACTCCTTGCCGTCGTAGACCTCGCGCACGATGGAGCCCTCGGCCAGCTTGGCCGGGTACATGCCGAGCCGCATCGTGCCGCCCATGTCGCCCTCACCGGCGACGATGTCCAGCTGCTCGGCCATCGTGGAGATGACCGGGTGACCGGTCGCGGGGTCGAACTCGGTGGAGTTGGCGTCGCCGATGTCGGCGAGGCTGCGGGCCGCCTCGATCACGATGCACTGCAGGCCCAGGCAGAGGCCGAGCAGCGGGATCTTGTTCTCGCGGGCGAACTTGATCGCGCCGACCTTGCCGAGCACACCGCGGTCGCCGAAGCCGCCGGGGATGCAGATGCCGTCGACGTCACCGAGCTGCGCCTTGGCGCCGGCCGGGGTCTTGCAGTCGTCGGAGGTGACCCACTTGATCTTCACCCGGGCCTTGTTGGCGAAGCCGCCCGCGCGCAGCGCCTCGGTGACCGAGAGGTAGGCGTCGGGCAGGTCGATGTACTTGCCGACCAGGGCGAGGGTGATCTCGTGGTCGGGGTTGTGGACGCGGTCGAGCAGGTCGTCCCAGGTCGTCCAGTCCACGTCGCGGAACGGCAGGTCCAGCTTGCGGACGACATAGGCGTCCAGGCCCTCGCCGTGCACGGTCTTCGGGATGTCGTAGATCGAGCGGGCGTCGGGGCAGGCGACCACGGCGGCCTCGTCGACGTCGCACATCAGCGAGATCTTGCGCTTGATCGCGGTGGGCACCTCGCGGTCGCAGCGCAGCACGATCGCGTCCGGCTGGATACCGATGTTCCGCAGGGCCGCAACCGAGTGCTGGGTCGGCTTCGTCTTCAGCTCTCCCGAGGGGCCGATGTACGGCAGGAGCGAGATATGGACGACGAAGACGTTGTCACGGCCGACCTCGTGCCGGACCTGGCGGACGGTCTCCAGGAACGGCAGCGACTCGATGTCACCGACGGTGCCGCCGACCTCGGTGATGACGACATCGACCTCGTCGGTCGCCATACGCCGGATGCGGTGCTTGATCTCGTTGGTGATGTGCGGGATGACCTGCACGGTGTCGCCCAGGTACTCGCCGCGCCGCTCCTTGGCGATCACCGTCGAGTAGACCTGTCCTGTAGTGACATTGGCGGAGCCGTCCAAGTCACGGTCGAGGAAGCGCTCGTAATGTCCGATGTCCAGGTCCGTCTCGGCGCCGTCGTTGGTGACGAAGACCTCTCCGTGCTGGAAGGGGTTCATCGTCCCGGGGTCGACGTTGAGATACGGGTCGAGCTTCTGCATGACGACGCGCAGGCCCCGCGCCTTGAGCAGCATGCCCAGGCTGGAGGCGGTGAGGCCCTTGCCCAGCGAGGAGGCGACACCCCCGGTGACGAAGATGTGCTTGGTCGTCGTGGCTGCACTGTGTCGAAAAGCAGCGGGCGGCATGGCCAAAGGGGGGCTCCCGTGGTCGCGGTCTGGGGTGCGGTGCGGCGTTTCCACCGGAGATTCCGGAGTTGCCGTCGCTGCGGTTCGGGGGTTTGTCTCCCACCGGTCCACGGGCTACCAGGGTATCAGCGCCGCGGGGCGATGGCTTCCGGCCACGCTCTGCGTACGCGCCGACACGGAGCCACTCGGGTGCACGGGTTTCTCACCCGTTGCTCACCCGTTCGGCCCATCCACGTTGCCCGGAGCGGCACGCAGATCATCTACGTGCGTCGTATCCTGCTCGGACATTCACTGCCGAGCCGGACCGGCAAGACGGCACCACCCCCGCCCGTACCACCGGAACAACGCGAGCTCGTCAGTTCGTTGAGCAACGATTGACGTTTTGCCTCACGGCGGAGCGGCTGCTTTGCTTCACCGCTCGACGACGCATTACAACGACCCCTTGACCGCACTAGCGACCGCCCCCTTCTGCCTTGGGGGGTGACGTGGCCGTTCGACTGGAGTTGCACGTGGCCGGGCGCATCGAAGACTACGCACTCATCGGAGACATGCAGACCGCGGCGCTGGTCTGCCGGGACGGCACAGTGGACTGGCTGTGCCTGCCCCGCTTCGACTCGCACGCCATCTTCGCCGGTCTGCTGGGCACCGAGGAGCACGGTTTCTGGCGGCTCGGGCCCGCGCACGCGGCGGACGCGAAGCCGCCGGTGGCGGCCCGGCGCAGTTACCGCGGGGACTCGCTGATCCTGGAGTCCGAGTGGGACACCCCGCGCGGGACGGTCCGGGTGACCGACTTCATGCCCCCGCGCGACGGCGCCCCGCAGCTGATCCGGATCGTGGAGGGCGTCTCCGGCCGGGTCCGGATGCGCTCGGCCCTGCGGATGCGGTTCTCCTACGGCCGGGTCGTGCCGTGGGTGCACAAGCACGAGGGCCGTACGGTGGCCGTCGCGGGTCCGGACTCGGTCTGGTTCGACACCGACCGGGAGACCTACGGCAAGTCCCTGACGACGTACTCCGACTTCACCGTCGCCCCGGGCGACCGGATCGCCTTCACCATCTCCTGGCAGCCCTCGCACCATCAGCCGCCGCCGCTGCCCGAGCCCGAGCAGTCGCTGGAGGCCACCGAGGAGTTCTGGCGGGAGTGGGTCGAGCACTGCACGTACCACGGCCCCTACCGCGAGGCCGTGATCCGCTCGCTGATCACGCTGAAGGCCCTCACCTACGCCCCGACCGGCGGCATCGTCGCCGCGCCGACCACCTCGCTGCCCGAGGAGATCGGCGGCGTCCGCAACTGGGACTACCGCTACACCTGGCTGCGGGACGCGGCGATCACCCTGTCCTCGCTGCTGCGCACCGGCTACCGCGAGGAGGCCCGTGCCTGGCGCGAGTGGCTGCTGCGGGCGGTCGCGGGCGACCCGGAGAACCTCCAGATCATGTACGGCATCGCCGGCGAGCGCGAGCTGGGCGAGGCGGAGCTGGACTGGCTGCCCGGCTACGAGAACTCCGCGCCGGTCCGGGTCGGCAACGGCGCCGCGCACCAGCTCCAGCTGGATGTGTACGGCGAGGTCACCGAGGCGCTGCACCTGGGCCATATGACGGGTCTGGCGCGCAACGACTACGCCTCACTGCTCCAGCTGAAGCTGATCCGCTATCTGGAGGACCACTGGCAGGAGCCGGACGAGGGCATCTGGGAGGTGCGCGGACCGCGCCGCCACTTCGTGCACTCCAAGGTCATGGCCTGGGTCGCGGTCGACCGCACCATCAAGCTCATCGAGTCCGGTGACGCGGACGGTCCCCTGGACCGCTGGCGCGAACTGCGCGACGACATCCACCGGGACGTGTGCGAGCGGGGCTACGACAAGGAGCGCAACACCTTCACCCAGTCCTACGGCTCCAAGGAGCTGGACGCCTCCCTGCTGCTGATCCCGCAGATGGGCTTTCTGCCGCCGGACGACAAGCGGGTCATCGGGACCATCGAGGCGATCCAGCGCGAGCTGTCCACGCCGGACGGCTTCATCCTGCGCTATCCGACGCAGGGTGAGGACGAGGGCGTCGACGGTCTGCCCGGCGACGAGGGCGCCTTCCTCGCCTGCTCGTTCTGGATGGCCGACGACCTGGCGATGATCGGCCGGGTCGACGAGGCCCGCAAGCTCTTCGAGAAGCTGCTGTCGCTGCGCAACGACCTCGGGCTGCTGGCCGAGGAATGGGACCCGCACCTCCAGCGCCAGGTCGGCAACTTCCCGCAGGCGTTCAGTCACGTCCCGCTGATCGACACCGCCCTGCGTCTGACGGCCTCCGGAGCATACGGAGGCTGAAGGGCGTACGGCGGCCGAACCACAATTCCTTTCCCCGGGCTTCAGCCTGTCTATAGAGTTGCTCGAATGTGACCCGCACCACAGGTGTATTCCTGGACAGCCGCGCGGAAACCCCGTTTCGATAGATCCCGCGAGGCCGACAATCTCGGCCGCGAATCAACGGGGAAATACCCGAATCTTGTCGCTGGCAATGGCGCTGGACGAGAGGGGTGGGGCATGTTGGCGATCCTGACGTGCGCGGAGAAAGAAGAGAGCGCGGCGCGGCCATGCTGAGCAGGCTGCTCCCGGCACAGGGTCCCGCGCGCGTCCTCACCGGAATCACCCTGGTCCACACCCTGGGCCAGGGCCTGTGGATGGCGCTCAACGCCATCTACGCGATCACCGTCCTGAACCTGACGCCCGGCCAGTTCGGCGTCGGCGTCGGCATCGCGGCCGGCGTGGCACTGGCGGTCAGCACCCCGACCGGCCATCTGGCCGACCGGGTCGGACCGCGTTCCGTCCAGATCTGGTCCTTCATCGCCCTCGGGCCGCTGACCGCGGCGCTGCTCGCGGTGGACGGCTTCGCCATGTACGTGGCCGTGGTCAGCGTGCAGGCCGTCGCCTACAGCGCGAGCCGCAGCGCCCGGATGGCCATGGTGGCGGGCCTCGTGCCGCCCGAGGAACGCGTCACGGTACGCGCCTATCTGCGGGCCACGAGCAATGTCAGCGTCTCCGTGGGCGCGGCGCTGGCCGGTCTGCTGCTGGCCGTCGACTCGGTCGCGGCGTACCAGGGCGCCGTCGTCTTCAACGCCGCCACCTATCTGGCCACCGGGCTGCTCACCCTGCTGCTGCCCGCCGTCCCCGCCCAGCCGGCCCGGCCGGGGCCCGCGCTGATCGTGCTGCGGGACCGGCCGTATCTGACCTTCATCGTGCTGGACGGGCTGCTGTCCATGCACAATCTGCTGCTCGACGTCGTCCTTCCGCTGTGGGTGCTGGACCGCACCGACGCCCCGCGGTGGATGATCGCGGCCATCCTGCTCACCAACACCGTCGCCGTGGTGCTGCTCCAGGTCAGGGCCGCGCGCGGGACGGACGAACCATCTGCGGCGGCCCGCGCCTCGCGCTCGGGGTCGTGGTGCATCGCGGTCGCCTGTCTGGTGTTCTCCCTGACCGGCGACGCCTCGGCCCGGGTGGCCGGCGCGCTGCTCCTGCTGGGCGCGCTCGCCCATGTGCTGGGCGAGATCCGGCAGTCCGCCGGAAGCTGGGGCCTGTCGTTCGGTCTGGCGCCCGAGCACGCCCAGGGCCAGTACCAGGGCACCTACGCCATGGGCGCCGATCTGGGCAAGATGATCGCTCCCGCCCTGCTGACCTGGCTCGTGATCGAGCACGGAACCCTCGGCTGGATCGTCATGGCCGCCGGCTTCGCGCTGGTCGGGGCCGCCGTGCCGGCCGTGACGAAATGGGCGCTGCGCAGCGGAAAGGCCGCGGCCGATTACGTCGCGGTCTGAGCCGTCCGAATTCCGGCATTCTCCCGACACTTCTTCCTGACCGTAATTCGGCTCGTCTCGATTATGGGCGCATGCCGCACGGCCCGAGAACCGATAAAGAGGAGAGGACCACCATGACAGTGGGCGATATCTCCGCCGACTCATCCATTGCGGCACCGGCATTGCAATTGCCCATATGTGACGACGCCGCACCGACGACGGGCACCGGGACGTATTCCTGGTCCTCCGGGTCCTGGCCCGCGGACCTGGTCCATGCCGCCTTCACCGTGCTCGTCCACCGGTACAGCGGGCAGGACGACATCGTGCTGGCGCGGGCGGGCCTGGCCGTGCGGTCCTACGACGTACCGGGTCTGACGCTCACCGGCCTGGCCTCCGCGCTCGGCGACCGGTACGACGAAGCGGCCCGCACCGGCGGACCCGCCGACCTCGGCGACGGTCTGCGGGTCGGCACCGTCCACACCGGCGGCCCCGCTCCCGACCCGGAGGGTTTCGCGCTCCTCCTGGAGATCTCCGGCACCGGACTCACCCTGCACCACGACCGCGCGCTCTTCACCCCCGAGCTGATCCGGCGCATGGCCGCCAACCTCGACACCCTGCTGCACGACGCCGTACGGCGCCCGCTGGCGCCCGTCGCGGAGCTGGCCCTGCTCTCCGAGGGAGAGAGCGGGCGCCTGTTGCGGGAGTTCAACGACACCGCGCTCCCCTACGACCGCGGCACCACCGTGCACGCCCTCGTCGAGGCCCAGGCGGCCCGTACCCCCGACGCCCCGGCCGTCGAATGCGACGGCACCATCCTGACGTACCGCCAACTCGACCGGGAGGCGAACCGGTTGGCGCGTGCGCTCGCCTCCGGGGGGATCGGTCCGGGCTCCCGGATCGGGCTCTCCCTGCCGCGCACCCACCACGGGGTCGCGCTGCTGCTCGCGGTGCACAAGGCGGGCTGCGCCTACGTCCCCCTCGACCCGGCCTATCCGGCCGACCGGCTGACCGCCATCGCCGCGAGCGCCGACATGGCCGCCGTCGTCCACGACCGGGACACGGCCCCGGACTGGCTCGCCGGGGTGTCCGCGACCGCGCTGTCGTGGCC
Encoded proteins:
- a CDS encoding NUDIX domain-containing protein encodes the protein MTIKDTPAEWEIRATETPFVGNKTSVRTDDVVMPDGGVAHRDYQVHPGSVAVLALDDEDRVLLIKQYRHPVRHKLWEIPAGLLDIPGENPLHAAQRELYEEAHVKAEDWRVLTDVFTTPGGCDEAVRVFLARDLSEAEGERFSVEDEEADMEHARVPLTELVRGVLAGELHNNCLVVGVLSLVAARAGDGLEALRPADAPWPARPFEA
- a CDS encoding CTP synthase; this encodes MPPAAFRHSAATTTKHIFVTGGVASSLGKGLTASSLGMLLKARGLRVVMQKLDPYLNVDPGTMNPFQHGEVFVTNDGAETDLDIGHYERFLDRDLDGSANVTTGQVYSTVIAKERRGEYLGDTVQVIPHITNEIKHRIRRMATDEVDVVITEVGGTVGDIESLPFLETVRQVRHEVGRDNVFVVHISLLPYIGPSGELKTKPTQHSVAALRNIGIQPDAIVLRCDREVPTAIKRKISLMCDVDEAAVVACPDARSIYDIPKTVHGEGLDAYVVRKLDLPFRDVDWTTWDDLLDRVHNPDHEITLALVGKYIDLPDAYLSVTEALRAGGFANKARVKIKWVTSDDCKTPAGAKAQLGDVDGICIPGGFGDRGVLGKVGAIKFARENKIPLLGLCLGLQCIVIEAARSLADIGDANSTEFDPATGHPVISTMAEQLDIVAGEGDMGGTMRLGMYPAKLAEGSIVREVYDGKEYVEERHRHRYEVNNAYRAELEKKAGILFSGTSPDGKLVEYVEYPRDVHPYLVATQAHPELRSRPTRPHPLFAGLVKAAVERKTGK
- a CDS encoding glycoside hydrolase family 15 protein, coding for MAGRIEDYALIGDMQTAALVCRDGTVDWLCLPRFDSHAIFAGLLGTEEHGFWRLGPAHAADAKPPVAARRSYRGDSLILESEWDTPRGTVRVTDFMPPRDGAPQLIRIVEGVSGRVRMRSALRMRFSYGRVVPWVHKHEGRTVAVAGPDSVWFDTDRETYGKSLTTYSDFTVAPGDRIAFTISWQPSHHQPPPLPEPEQSLEATEEFWREWVEHCTYHGPYREAVIRSLITLKALTYAPTGGIVAAPTTSLPEEIGGVRNWDYRYTWLRDAAITLSSLLRTGYREEARAWREWLLRAVAGDPENLQIMYGIAGERELGEAELDWLPGYENSAPVRVGNGAAHQLQLDVYGEVTEALHLGHMTGLARNDYASLLQLKLIRYLEDHWQEPDEGIWEVRGPRRHFVHSKVMAWVAVDRTIKLIESGDADGPLDRWRELRDDIHRDVCERGYDKERNTFTQSYGSKELDASLLLIPQMGFLPPDDKRVIGTIEAIQRELSTPDGFILRYPTQGEDEGVDGLPGDEGAFLACSFWMADDLAMIGRVDEARKLFEKLLSLRNDLGLLAEEWDPHLQRQVGNFPQAFSHVPLIDTALRLTASGAYGG
- a CDS encoding MFS transporter encodes the protein MLSRLLPAQGPARVLTGITLVHTLGQGLWMALNAIYAITVLNLTPGQFGVGVGIAAGVALAVSTPTGHLADRVGPRSVQIWSFIALGPLTAALLAVDGFAMYVAVVSVQAVAYSASRSARMAMVAGLVPPEERVTVRAYLRATSNVSVSVGAALAGLLLAVDSVAAYQGAVVFNAATYLATGLLTLLLPAVPAQPARPGPALIVLRDRPYLTFIVLDGLLSMHNLLLDVVLPLWVLDRTDAPRWMIAAILLTNTVAVVLLQVRAARGTDEPSAAARASRSGSWCIAVACLVFSLTGDASARVAGALLLLGALAHVLGEIRQSAGSWGLSFGLAPEHAQGQYQGTYAMGADLGKMIAPALLTWLVIEHGTLGWIVMAAGFALVGAAVPAVTKWALRSGKAAADYVAV